From Pseudoalteromonas sp. R3, one genomic window encodes:
- a CDS encoding acyl-homoserine-lactone synthase, translating into MTKAISIIENNWQVLVTRASNKLIDCFKLRHSVFSEELRWVKTEQSKMEIDKYDFASTHVMAYQEDTVKGYMRITPEHSPWLLNDTFSFLIEDKNYQFEKNSAEVTRLAVDIISRDAKVKDTFTVCDLLIKGLLAHAQQNNIQYWYIVVSRQILSLLKRKGLPCEILGKTVTMPDGVRTVAAKIDVRQFISACNQFYLTNTAPEPAENISYLQAA; encoded by the coding sequence ATGACTAAGGCAATCTCAATCATCGAAAACAACTGGCAGGTACTGGTAACACGTGCATCAAACAAACTTATCGACTGCTTTAAACTCAGACACAGTGTTTTCTCTGAAGAACTGCGCTGGGTAAAAACAGAACAAAGTAAAATGGAAATCGATAAGTACGACTTTGCCAGCACTCATGTCATGGCCTATCAGGAAGATACTGTGAAAGGTTACATGCGTATCACTCCTGAGCATTCGCCCTGGCTGCTGAATGATACATTTAGCTTTCTGATTGAAGATAAAAACTATCAGTTTGAGAAAAACAGTGCAGAAGTAACACGTCTTGCTGTAGACATCATTTCCAGAGATGCCAAGGTAAAAGACACCTTTACAGTGTGTGACCTGCTGATAAAAGGATTACTGGCACATGCACAGCAAAATAATATTCAATACTGGTATATCGTTGTTTCAAGACAGATTTTGTCACTACTAAAGCGTAAAGGCCTGCCATGTGAAATACTGGGAAAAACGGTGACTATGCCAGATGGAGTGAGAACCGTTGCAGCCAAAATTGATGTACGCCAGTTTATTTCTGCCTGTAACCAATTTTATCTGACAAATACCGCACCAGAACCTGCAGAAAATATATCTTATCTGCAAGCTGCATAA
- a CDS encoding EamA family transporter produces MGVSSDFFHQLTHIALFDLLSLRIVLATVMCLVLVTLMGQQSALLALLRGRFKLIALSAMLIASNWLLVISSISSEQLNSASLGYYLAPVLTLLLLKLVNREGLQLKEYVCLTLCLCGVMLYIKMQAYAALPWQGLVIALTFALYVVLRRYLREPAVVVLAAEHVCAALPALLYLAWSHYTASGSGLSHQLQQGDIVKLCILGVVTTLPLLLYNFSVKHLSSAFVSLSQYLNPTLMLLIAVLLFKEVVMAGQWLGLAFIWGGIAVYFVLAQRAQAQHAV; encoded by the coding sequence GTGGGCGTCAGCAGCGATTTTTTTCATCAGCTGACACACATTGCCCTGTTTGATTTACTGAGCCTGAGAATTGTCCTGGCGACCGTGATGTGTCTGGTGTTAGTAACGCTGATGGGGCAGCAAAGCGCGTTGCTTGCGTTGCTGCGTGGCCGGTTTAAGTTAATCGCTCTCAGTGCCATGCTTATTGCCAGCAACTGGCTGCTGGTGATCAGCAGCATTAGCAGTGAGCAGCTCAACAGTGCCAGTCTGGGATACTACCTGGCACCGGTCCTGACTTTACTATTACTTAAGCTGGTTAATCGTGAAGGGCTTCAGCTCAAAGAATATGTGTGTCTGACCTTGTGCCTGTGTGGCGTGATGTTGTACATCAAGATGCAAGCTTATGCTGCGCTACCCTGGCAGGGGCTGGTTATCGCCTTAACGTTTGCACTGTATGTGGTGCTCAGACGCTACTTGCGCGAACCTGCGGTAGTGGTTCTGGCGGCGGAGCATGTGTGTGCTGCATTACCCGCTCTATTGTATTTGGCGTGGTCTCATTATACTGCGTCGGGTAGCGGTTTATCCCATCAGTTGCAGCAGGGCGACATAGTGAAACTGTGCATTCTGGGTGTGGTAACCACATTGCCTTTGTTACTTTATAACTTTTCTGTGAAACACCTCAGCAGCGCATTTGTGTCTCTGTCTCAGTACCTTAATCCGACACTGATGTTGTTGATTGCGGTGCTCCTGTTTAAAGAAGTCGTGATGGCAGGTCAGTGGCTGGGACTGGCATTTATCTGGGGTGGTATTGCGGTGTACTTTGTGTTGGCTCAGCGTGCGCAGGCACAGCACGCCGTCTAG
- a CDS encoding LuxR family transcriptional regulator has product MIDKDKLIQTLDFVDSCVKSENDSTSVNNLFNKLDKLIPIKSAILAIDVQNQFQLTSPSQLFSYNLSNEWQDIYFQRKFYQQDPVLNALSQSNQVVDWQSAFQFSPAKEQYSSDFQFLSQKYVGSHGLSIVVNNHSGSTLLSISTEAITNKADAHILSYIAPHFHELFSRDGENTRRKIGMPQLSKRELEVLQWAKEGKNNGDIAIILSISERTVKFHLSNIFTKLNVVNRSQAIAKGMSFGII; this is encoded by the coding sequence ATGATTGATAAGGATAAATTGATCCAAACACTGGATTTTGTCGATAGCTGTGTAAAATCGGAAAATGACAGTACTTCAGTAAATAACTTATTTAATAAACTAGACAAACTCATTCCCATCAAATCCGCGATTTTGGCCATTGATGTACAAAATCAATTCCAACTTACAAGTCCCTCTCAACTATTTTCCTACAACTTGAGCAATGAGTGGCAGGATATCTACTTTCAACGTAAGTTCTATCAACAAGATCCTGTTCTTAATGCGCTTTCTCAAAGCAACCAGGTGGTTGACTGGCAAAGTGCGTTTCAGTTCTCTCCAGCGAAAGAGCAATACTCCAGTGATTTTCAGTTTTTATCTCAGAAATATGTGGGGAGTCACGGCTTATCTATTGTTGTCAACAACCACAGTGGCTCTACCTTACTGTCTATTTCGACCGAGGCCATAACCAATAAAGCAGACGCGCATATCTTGTCTTACATCGCGCCGCACTTTCACGAACTGTTTTCACGCGATGGTGAAAACACACGACGAAAAATTGGCATGCCGCAACTATCCAAGCGTGAACTTGAAGTCTTGCAATGGGCCAAAGAGGGTAAGAACAATGGTGATATTGCTATCATCCTCAGTATATCCGAGCGTACAGTCAAGTTTCATTTGTCTAATATATTCACTAAGTTGAACGTGGTGAACCGTTCTCAGGCGATAGCTAAAGGTATGAGTTTCGGGATTATCTAA